Proteins from a genomic interval of Oryctolagus cuniculus chromosome 8, mOryCun1.1, whole genome shotgun sequence:
- the LOC138843293 gene encoding neutrophil antibiotic peptide NP-5-like, which translates to MRTLALLAAILLVTLQAQAELHSGMADDGVDQQQPRAQDLDVAVYIKQDETSPLEVLGAKARAMCVCRRYLCESGELFAGYCTKSGIRLSLCCRR; encoded by the exons ATGAGGACCCTCGCTCTGCTTGCTGCCATTCTCTTGGTGaccctgcaggcccaggctgaGCTCCACTCAGGGATGGCTGATGACGGTGTGGACCAGCAACAGCCCCGGGCACAGGATCTGGACGTGGCCGTCTACATTAAACAGGATGAAACCTCCCCTCTTGAAGTTTTGG GTGCAAAGGCAAGGGCCATGTGTGTTTGCAGACGATACCTTTGTGAGTCTGGGGAACTTTTCGCGGGGTACTGCACAAAGAGTGGAATCCGCCTCTCACTTTGCTGCCGCCGCTGA